Proteins from a genomic interval of Chitinophagales bacterium:
- a CDS encoding T9SS type A sorting domain-containing protein — protein MKQLLFLVLLCACLTVVYAQEESGKDWVELMCEPNVNVFEVEAAFNAYWGDREYQKGKGFKQFHRWKKLVMPYTDTKGYIHRSHEAQEVQDYQKRNQTKKSQVAWTHIGPVLPTSTGIGRLNSITFHPTNNSILYGGSSSGGLWRSRDAGNSWNPTTDDLPSLGVSDMVIHPANPDIMYMATGDGDGNGATSPSFGIVKTTNAGIDWEVVLPTTGDGQFINELLMNPENPDIILAATSFGLYRTEDAGDNWERMITGTIEDILFKPGDFNTVYACGNGGTGFLRSVDGGVIWTHVTEGLPTGGIGRKMIAVTPANPDYVYIVIGRNRNEFDSALSYTFRGLYRSTNGGLSFELRGNEDPGLFSGQSWYDLALAVSPTNPNQVFLGEVELLRSNNGGDSWQNINFAGGDWVHVDIHDIEFHPQTGDLYVASDGGLYRSANSGSSFTRISNGLGITEYYRMGGSTTNPNIILAGSQDNGTMLYQGTEWQDFGGGDGMECIVDYTNENWRTYSYQNGTIRRYDNGQDSGFISSSTTGESGNWTTPYIQHPTKPDVFYAGYQSVWKTTNRGTAWENISGILTSGSTMEFIAAAPSDADNYIYASDGNRLFVTKDGGENWKTIGVSGRGFLSGIAIHPSNPEILWTAQGRGVFMSEDAGNTWTEISGTLPEIPALTVAYQGGSEETIYVGMTVGVYYKDNTMEDWAPLMDGFPNVRVAELELLPCDGKLRAATYGRGLWEIDMVNYAENSFEVETIISDIGCQSGSNGSVELVISGGVEPYNILWENGATTDKLEFLDGGVYRALVTDATFCRRSVEAVINSALGIADIEVKPASCSDSDDGSIEVSITGGEGTVYYDWGNGITTPSLQNASAGTYVLIVTDDLGCIDAELIDIPATILENYTYPISENFNQTLDTKKVYIENPQEDGLLWAHRLGLAGHSGAMWIENNLSASFNSRDNMTMELDLTTIVNASLSFEVASTGKSNNQFNRLIVEVQACGSTQTFTVYDKEREELNTVPNQSGAFVPTATQWRTETIDLSIFEGQTVLVRFVNVHRRGNNLFIDNIEVDGVTGIETLQDFGFDAQVIPNPNYGNFEVKIEALKSLTTTLEIYNTVGQLLQSRTVNLVSGQNQFDVQLEDAPSGVYFLKLKTEDNELTRKVVKY, from the coding sequence ATGAAACAATTATTATTTTTAGTATTGCTGTGTGCTTGTTTAACAGTAGTTTATGCACAAGAGGAAAGCGGCAAGGATTGGGTTGAATTGATGTGTGAACCCAATGTAAATGTATTTGAAGTAGAAGCAGCCTTCAATGCATATTGGGGTGATAGAGAATACCAGAAGGGAAAGGGGTTCAAACAGTTTCACCGATGGAAAAAATTGGTGATGCCCTATACTGATACAAAAGGATACATTCACCGTAGCCATGAAGCACAGGAAGTGCAGGATTATCAAAAAAGAAACCAGACGAAAAAAAGTCAAGTGGCTTGGACGCACATAGGCCCCGTGTTGCCTACTTCAACAGGAATTGGACGACTAAATAGTATCACTTTTCATCCTACTAATAATAGTATTTTGTACGGAGGTTCTTCGAGTGGGGGATTGTGGCGTTCGAGAGATGCGGGAAACAGTTGGAATCCAACGACTGACGATTTACCGAGTTTGGGGGTTTCGGATATGGTGATTCATCCGGCCAACCCCGACATTATGTATATGGCAACAGGCGATGGCGATGGAAACGGTGCTACGTCACCCTCTTTTGGAATTGTGAAAACTACCAATGCAGGTATTGATTGGGAAGTGGTATTGCCTACTACGGGTGATGGACAGTTTATCAATGAGCTATTGATGAATCCTGAAAATCCCGATATCATATTGGCTGCCACCTCATTTGGTCTTTACCGCACTGAGGATGCTGGGGATAATTGGGAGCGAATGATTACAGGAACGATTGAAGACATCTTGTTTAAGCCTGGTGACTTCAATACAGTATATGCTTGCGGCAATGGTGGCACAGGATTTTTGCGATCCGTAGATGGCGGGGTTATTTGGACGCACGTTACAGAAGGACTGCCAACAGGAGGTATTGGTCGGAAAATGATTGCAGTCACGCCAGCGAATCCCGATTATGTTTATATCGTCATCGGTAGAAACCGAAACGAATTTGACAGTGCATTGAGTTATACTTTCAGAGGTTTGTACCGTTCAACGAATGGAGGATTGAGCTTTGAACTAAGAGGGAATGAGGATCCTGGCTTGTTTTCAGGACAGAGTTGGTATGATTTGGCATTAGCGGTTTCTCCTACTAATCCCAACCAAGTATTTCTTGGAGAAGTAGAACTACTTCGTTCCAACAATGGAGGCGATAGTTGGCAGAACATCAATTTTGCAGGAGGGGACTGGGTGCATGTGGATATTCACGATATAGAGTTTCACCCACAAACAGGTGATTTGTATGTAGCATCAGATGGAGGACTTTATCGTTCTGCGAATTCGGGTAGCAGTTTCACACGCATCAGCAATGGGCTTGGAATCACTGAATATTATCGAATGGGCGGCTCGACAACTAACCCCAACATCATTTTGGCTGGTTCGCAGGACAACGGAACGATGCTATATCAAGGCACTGAGTGGCAAGACTTTGGCGGAGGCGATGGTATGGAATGTATTGTGGACTATACCAACGAAAATTGGCGCACTTATTCCTATCAGAACGGGACAATTCGGAGGTATGACAATGGGCAAGATAGTGGTTTTATCAGTTCTTCTACTACGGGTGAAAGTGGGAATTGGACAACGCCCTATATTCAACATCCTACCAAACCCGATGTCTTTTATGCAGGTTATCAAAGTGTTTGGAAAACAACGAATAGAGGCACTGCATGGGAGAATATTTCTGGTATATTGACTTCTGGTAGCACTATGGAATTTATTGCAGCTGCTCCTTCTGATGCCGACAATTACATTTATGCGAGTGATGGCAACCGATTGTTTGTGACCAAAGATGGTGGTGAAAATTGGAAAACCATTGGAGTGAGTGGACGTGGTTTTTTGTCAGGAATAGCGATACATCCATCTAATCCTGAAATCCTTTGGACGGCTCAGGGAAGAGGCGTTTTTATGTCGGAAGATGCGGGGAATACTTGGACGGAAATTTCGGGAACATTGCCTGAGATTCCTGCTTTGACAGTTGCTTATCAAGGCGGTAGCGAAGAAACCATCTATGTGGGAATGACCGTAGGGGTGTATTACAAAGACAATACGATGGAAGATTGGGCTCCTTTGATGGACGGTTTTCCGAATGTGCGGGTAGCAGAATTGGAACTATTGCCCTGTGATGGCAAGCTTCGGGCGGCTACTTATGGGCGTGGACTTTGGGAAATTGATATGGTCAATTATGCAGAGAATAGTTTTGAAGTAGAAACTATTATCAGTGATATTGGCTGTCAATCGGGTAGCAATGGAAGTGTGGAATTGGTGATTTCGGGTGGTGTAGAACCTTATAATATTTTGTGGGAAAATGGCGCAACGACCGACAAATTGGAGTTTTTGGATGGAGGTGTTTATCGAGCTTTGGTGACGGATGCCACTTTTTGCAGACGAAGTGTGGAGGCGGTCATCAATTCTGCTTTGGGTATTGCAGATATTGAAGTGAAACCTGCTTCTTGTTCTGATTCGGATGATGGAAGCATTGAAGTAAGTATTACAGGTGGCGAAGGCACAGTGTATTATGATTGGGGCAATGGCATCACAACGCCTAGTTTGCAGAATGCAAGTGCGGGTACGTATGTACTGATTGTGACCGATGATTTGGGCTGTATTGATGCCGAATTGATTGACATTCCTGCTACGATTCTCGAAAACTATACCTATCCTATTAGCGAAAACTTCAATCAAACCTTGGATACAAAGAAAGTATATATCGAAAATCCTCAAGAAGATGGACTCTTGTGGGCGCATCGTTTGGGTTTGGCAGGACATAGCGGTGCTATGTGGATTGAAAACAATTTGAGTGCTTCCTTCAATTCGAGGGATAATATGACGATGGAATTGGATTTGACAACGATTGTCAATGCAAGTCTAAGTTTTGAGGTGGCAAGTACGGGCAAGAGCAACAATCAGTTCAACCGCTTAATTGTGGAGGTGCAAGCTTGTGGAAGTACTCAGACTTTTACGGTATATGACAAAGAACGGGAAGAACTGAACACAGTGCCGAATCAATCGGGGGCTTTTGTGCCAACTGCTACTCAATGGCGAACCGAAACGATTGATTTGTCTATTTTTGAAGGACAAACCGTATTGGTGCGTTTTGTGAATGTGCATCGTCGAGGCAACAACTTGTTTATTGACAATATTGAAGTAGATGGTGTGACGGGTATCGAAACTTTGCAGGATTTTGGCTTTGATGCTCAGGTGATTCCGAATCCAAACTACGGTAATTTTGAAGTGAAGATAGAGGCATTGAAGTCTTTGACGACTACTTTAGAAATTTACAATACTGTCGGTCAATTGCTGCAAAGTCGAACTGTGAACCTCGTGAGTGGTCAAAACCAATTTGATGTTCAATTAGAAGATGCTCCTTCTGGGGTGTATTTCTTGAAACTCAAAACAGAGGACAATGAGTTGACACGCAAGGTGGTGAAATATTGA
- a CDS encoding acetyl-CoA carboxylase carboxyltransferase subunit alpha, translated as MIFLDFEAPIASLYERLQKVKEIESTEKVNLDSAISDLEKKIEVAKHKVYKNLTRWQRVQLSRHPERPYTLFYIQNICENFTELHGDRLFGDDKAIVGGFGNLDGQTVMFIGHQKGKDTKSRQYRNFGMANPEGYRKALRLMKMAEKFNKPIVCFMDTPGAYPGIEAEERGQAEAIARNMYEMAQLKVPVICIVIGEGASGGAIGIGVGDRIAMLENTWYSVISPESCSSILWRSWDHKEKAAEQLKLTAPDMKELGLIDEIIPEPLGGAHNNPIVTVKTVKSYIKQQLAYLMPIEPKVLVKKRIRKFGAMGKVEII; from the coding sequence ATGATATTTTTAGATTTTGAAGCTCCTATTGCCAGTTTGTATGAACGGCTGCAAAAAGTAAAAGAAATTGAGTCCACTGAAAAAGTGAATTTAGACAGTGCGATTAGCGACTTAGAGAAAAAAATTGAAGTAGCTAAGCACAAGGTTTACAAAAACTTAACTCGTTGGCAAAGGGTTCAACTTTCTCGGCATCCTGAACGCCCTTACACGCTTTTTTATATCCAAAATATATGTGAAAATTTCACCGAATTGCATGGTGATCGATTGTTTGGCGATGATAAAGCCATTGTAGGTGGTTTTGGGAATTTGGATGGTCAGACAGTGATGTTCATTGGACATCAGAAAGGAAAGGATACCAAAAGTCGCCAATATCGGAATTTTGGCATGGCGAATCCAGAGGGATACCGCAAGGCACTGAGATTGATGAAAATGGCAGAAAAATTCAATAAACCCATTGTTTGTTTTATGGATACGCCTGGCGCATACCCTGGCATTGAAGCCGAAGAAAGGGGTCAAGCAGAGGCGATTGCCCGCAATATGTATGAAATGGCACAATTAAAAGTGCCTGTCATTTGTATCGTTATTGGAGAAGGTGCTTCGGGAGGTGCGATTGGCATTGGTGTAGGTGATCGAATTGCGATGCTCGAAAATACTTGGTATTCTGTTATTTCGCCTGAGTCTTGTTCTTCTATTTTGTGGCGAAGTTGGGATCATAAAGAGAAAGCAGCTGAACAACTCAAATTGACAGCACCAGATATGAAAGAATTGGGATTGATAGATGAAATCATTCCTGAACCATTGGGCGGAGCGCACAACAATCCTATTGTTACAGTAAAAACGGTGAAAAGTTATATCAAACAGCAATTGGCTTATTTGATGCCGATTGAACCCAAAGTATTGGTCAAAAAACGCATTCGCAAATTTGGAGCGATGGGAAAAGTAGAGATTATCTAA
- the dapA gene encoding 4-hydroxy-tetrahydrodipicolinate synthase, producing the protein MNPQLSGVGVALVTPFQQNGSIDFVAYQRLINYVIEGGVDYVVALGTTGESPTLSMQEKYEVLDRTVEFVAKRVPVIGGFGGNNTDAVLKSIKGYHFNGIDAILSVSPAYSKPTQEGIYQHYKAIAAITPSPVILYNVPGRTGSNMTSETTLRLARDFSNIIAMKEASGNLVQCMEIVKDNPREDFLVVSGDDIITLPMIGFGMDGVISVIANATPKNFSDMVHAALKGDFAMARRLHYQLLELTQLIFAENNPGGVKAALSVLGICDEYFRLPVVPVSSALKAKIEAAVQQL; encoded by the coding sequence ATGAACCCTCAATTATCAGGCGTTGGAGTCGCCTTAGTTACTCCTTTCCAACAAAATGGCAGCATTGACTTTGTTGCCTATCAGCGATTGATCAACTATGTCATTGAAGGCGGGGTAGATTATGTCGTTGCGCTTGGCACAACGGGTGAATCACCCACGTTGTCGATGCAAGAGAAATATGAAGTATTGGACCGCACAGTTGAATTTGTAGCCAAACGAGTTCCTGTAATCGGTGGTTTTGGTGGCAACAATACCGATGCCGTTCTGAAGAGCATCAAGGGCTATCACTTCAACGGTATTGATGCTATTCTTTCCGTCAGCCCTGCTTATAGCAAACCTACACAAGAGGGTATTTACCAACACTATAAAGCCATTGCAGCCATCACTCCCTCACCTGTTATTCTCTACAATGTGCCAGGTCGAACTGGCTCAAATATGACCTCAGAAACTACGCTTCGTTTGGCACGAGATTTTTCAAATATCATTGCCATGAAAGAGGCATCTGGCAATTTGGTGCAGTGCATGGAGATTGTGAAAGACAATCCTCGTGAAGATTTTTTGGTGGTTTCGGGAGATGACATCATCACCTTGCCGATGATTGGGTTTGGCATGGACGGTGTTATTTCGGTCATTGCCAATGCTACTCCAAAAAATTTTTCGGACATGGTTCATGCCGCTTTGAAGGGAGATTTTGCGATGGCTCGCCGATTGCACTATCAATTGTTGGAACTCACGCAGTTGATTTTTGCAGAAAACAACCCAGGAGGGGTGAAAGCTGCTTTGAGTGTTTTGGGCATTTGTGACGAATATTTCCGTTTGCCTGTTGTGCCTGTGAGCAGCGCATTGAAGGCGAAGATTGAAGCGGCAGTGCAGCAATTATAA